One Desmodus rotundus isolate HL8 chromosome 4, HLdesRot8A.1, whole genome shotgun sequence DNA segment encodes these proteins:
- the CRACD gene encoding capping protein-inhibiting regulator of actin dynamics isoform X3, which yields MGTRAFSHDSIFIPDGGAESEQTVQAMSQDNILGKVKTLQRQLGKNIKFGQPPPSATPMKKADSGEASLEEDLFLTSPMEIVTQQDIVLSDTENKSSDTPGSLSPLNLPGARSEMEEKVAPVKPSRPKRHFSSAGTIESVNLDAIPLAIARLDNSAAKHKLSVKPKNQRVSKKHRRLGLARDRSNEQGGLLCQLPLDQNGHPGEDKPVLHEEEPEPLDSEEEKRRQEEYWRELEAKCKRQKAEAAERRRLEDQRLQALERRLWEENRRQELLEEEEEEEEREPLLDAGKRQCTEERQRLEEQGGQGQEQREQEEGRHQEAEAQKHPEEKAEPRQEELEVQSRQEAEKQWQEEEERELKELQRLEEQRQQEAEKQQLEEEERKRRLEEQRQQEAEKQRLEEEERKKRLEEQRQQEEEEKRMKELRRQEELEEQRWREEEEVKRREELRKRQEEMEAQRLREVGKELQEALSVEEESQLELDSRSPLQIDFAEKPEQEHLKPERQRENAKERGVFESQSQEAEAAGEQQGKQRDVLGQDGCACQEKEETANISPRQKQRVQVREMLGAVEKKEAATLEKDRKGEELRWQEVDERQTMPRPYTFQVSSGGKQILFPKVNLSPVTPVKDAVLVSPPHEPKAAKASPASHTLPSSLSIPHTAILVTGAQLCGPAVNLSQIKDTACKSLLGLSEEKKHMDVPTLENRAPTDPRAGSRKVRPPQESLSSVAALAEWASIRSRILKNSESDQCSKRDQSQPGDEHTPRGRCDSQGNLRKTPPVNAKFSIMPAWQKFSDGGTETSKQNTEAEGTRKRPVLGASNETAPPPLAVDSSEHQKVTENLGVHQEPADTTEGCKFAKDLPSFLVPSLPYPLQKAVAHTEPATMSDNEKPDAMMPGGEEKASPFGIKLRRTNYSLRFHCDQQTEQKKKKRHSSIGDGVEEVLPAPGSTKEEKETEGVAPKQGPSLPLERKQAPPTWKDSAESPSSHSPAAQPGPPPVSLQTPALEHKAANRMPLVQKPALAPKPADKTPPPSPLCKLSRPYLGELLARRPGKPDLGSSEPCKEIQESGDPWPPSPPSPEERKAQRRDKEEEMETERKPASPALSAAPQEKPSQTPEAGRKEKPVLQSRHSLDGSKLVEKAETTQPLWITLALQKQKGFREQQATREERKQAREAKQAEKLSKDNASVGPLPGSSSASRAGPLHKAAAQPEEKKPEVAGSRLERRDQLKKANTLPTSVTVEISDSPPAAPLVKEVTKRFSTPDAAPASTEPAWLALAKRKAKAWSDCPQIIK from the exons CGACAGTTGGGCAAGAACATCAAGTTTGGGCAGCCGCCACCCAGTGCCACTCCCATGAAGAAGGCAGACAGTGGAGAGGCTAGCTTAGAAGAGGATCTGTTCCTGACCAGTCCCATGGAAATTGTAACTCAGCAGGACATCGTCCTCTCAGACACCGAGAACAAA TCTAGTGACACACCAGGTTCTCTGAGTCCTCTGAATCTGCCTGGAGCCAGAAGTGAGATGGAAGAGAAG GTAGCTCCAGTTAAACCGTCTCGGCCAAAAAGGCACTTCTCTTCTGCTGGCACCATTGAAAGTGTCAACCTGGATGCCATCCCCCTGGCCATTGCTCGCCTAGACAACAGTGCCGCCAAGCACAAACTGTCTGTCAAGCCAAAAAACCAGAGGGTGTCAAAGAAGCACAGGCGACTTGGACTTGCCAGG GATCGATCAAATGAACAAGGTGGCCTTCTATGTCAGCTGCCCCTGGACCAGAATGGACACCCTGGAGAAGACAAGCCAGTGTTGCATGAAGAGGAGCCAGAGCCACTGGACTCCGAGGAAGAAAAAAGACGCCAGGAAGAATACTGGCGAGAACTGGAGGCCAAGTGCAAACGGCAGAAAGCTGAAGCAGCTGAGAGGAGACGCCTGGAAGACCAGAGGCTTCAGGCCCTGGAGAGGAGGCTTTGGGAAGAGAACAGAAGGCAGGAGCtcttggaggaggaagaggaggaagaggagagagaaccaCTGCTAGATGCAGGAAAGAGGCAATGCACggaggagaggcagaggctggaagagCAAGGTGGCCAAGgccaggagcagagggagcaagaggaaggaaggcaccAGGAGGCAGAAGCGCAGAAGCATCCAGAGGAAAAGGCTGAGCCCCGGCAGGAAGAGCTGGAGGTGCAGAGCAGGCAAGAGGCAGAGAAGCAatggcaggaagaagaggaaagagagttgAAGGAACTCCAAAGACTggaggagcagaggcagcaggaagctgagaagcagcagctggaggaagaggagaggaagaggaggctggaagagcagaggcagcaggaagctgagaagcagcggctggaggaagaggagaggaagaagaggctggaggagcagaggcagcaggaggaagaagagaaacggATGAAGGAGCTCAGAaggcaggaggagctggaggagcagagatggcgggaggaggaggaggtgaagagaagggaagagctgagaaaaaggcaggaggaaatggaggcacagaggctGCGGGAAGTGGGAAAGGAGCTTCAGGAAGCCCTGAGTGTGGAAGAGGAGAGTCAGCTGGAGCTGGACAGCAGGAGCCCACTTCAGATTGACTTTGCTGaaaaaccagaacaggaacacCTGAAACCTGAGAGGCAAAGAGAAAACGCCAAGGAACGAGGTGTTTTTGAGAGTCAGAGCCAGGAGGCTGAAGCAGCAGGAGAGCAGCAGGGAAAGCAGAGGGATGTTCTCGGGCAAGATGGTTGTGCCtgtcaggaaaaggaagaaacagctaACATATCCCCTCGCCAGAAACAACGGGTGCAAGTGAGAGAGATGCTGGGTGCAGTGGAGAAGAAAGAAGCTGCCACCctagaaaaagacagaaagggggaggaaCTCAGGTGGCAGGAAGTGGACGAGAGGCAGACCATGCCCAGACCCTATACTTTCCAGGTGTCATCAGGTGGGAAACAAATTCTCTTCCCCAAAGTCAACCTGAGCCCCGTGACCCCCGTGAAAGATGCAGTACTTGTCTCTCCTCCCCATGAGCCAAAGGCCGCCaaagccagccctgcctcccacactcTGCCCTCATCACTGAGCATCCCTCACACGGCCATTCTGGTCACGGGAGCACAGCTGTGCGGCCCAGCTGTCAACCTGAGCCAGATCAAGGACACGGCGTGTAAGTCTCTCCTGGGTTTGTCAGAAGAAAAGAAGCACATGGATGTCCCCACTCTGGAGAACCGAGCCCCCACTGACCCCCGGGCAGGCAGCAGGAAGGTCAGGCCCCCCCAGGAGTCTCTGAGCAGTGTAGCCGCACTGGCTGAATGGGCTTCCATTCGGTCCAGAATCCTGAAGAACTCAGAGAGTGACCAGTGCAGCAAGAGAGACCAGTCTCAGCCTGGTGATGAGCACACCCCCAGGGGCCGATGTGACTCTCAGGGGAACCTCCGGAAGACTCCACCAGTAAATGCAAAGTTCTCTATTATGCCCGCCTGGCAGAAATTCTCTGATGGGGGCACAGAGACCTCCAAACAGAACACGGAAGCTGAAGGCACTAGAAAAAGACCCGTGTTGGGAGCCAGCAACGAGACAGCACCCCCGCCCCTGGCTGTGGATAGCAGTGAGCACCAGAAGGTCACAGAGAATCTGGGGGTGCACCAGGAGCCAGCGGACACCACCGAGGGATGCAAATTTGCCAAAGACCTTCCATCTTTCCTTGTTCCAAGCCTTCCTTACCCTCTACAGAAAGCAGTGGCCCACACAGAGCCTGCGACCATGTCGGACAATGAGAAGCCAGATGCCATGATGCCAGGTGGGGAGGAAAAAGCCTCACCTTTTGGAATAAAGTTGAGAAGGACCAACTACTCCTTGCGCTTCCACTGTGACCAACAGACagaacagaagaagaagaaaaggcacaGCAGCATTGGGGACGGTGTCGAGGAGGTGCTGCCTGCACCAGGGAGCAccaaagaagagaaggagacagagggtgTGGCCCCCAAGCAAGGCCCATCCCTTCCCCTGGAGAGGAAGCAAGCCCCGCCCACCTGGAAGGACTCTGCTGAAAGCCCTTCTAGCCACTCCCCCGCAGCCCAGCCCGGGCCCCCACCAGTCAGCCTCCAGACCCCGGCACTGGAGCACAAGGCAGCAAACAGAATGCCACTGGTGCAGAAGCCAGCCCTGGCACCCAAGCCCGCCGATAAGACCCCACCGCCCTCCCCACTCTGCAAACTGAGCAGGCCCTATCTGGGGGAGCTGCTGGCTCGGCGGCCAGGAAAGCCGGACCTGGGGTCCAGTGAGCCATGCAAGGAGATCCAGGAGAGTGGTGACCCTTGGCCACCCTCACCACCATCCCCGGAGGAGAGGAAGGCCCAGAGGAGGGAtaaggaggaagagatggaaacAGAGAGGAAACCTGCTTCCCCAGCCCTGTCTGCTGCCCCACAAGAGAAGCCTTCCCAGACTCCCGAGGCCGGGAGGAAAG AAAAGCCAGTGCTTCAGAGCAGACACTCTTTAGATGGCTCCAAACTTGTGGAGAAAGCTGAAACCACGCAGCCACTGTGGATAACACTAGCGCTGCAAAAGCAGAAGGGCTTTCGGGAGCAGCAAGCTACTCGAGAGGAGAGGAAGCAAGCCAGGGAGGCCAAACAGGCAGAAAAGCTCTCCAAAGATAAT GCCAGCGTGGGTCCACTGCCAGGAAGCAGCAGTGCGAGCAGAGCCGGGCCCCTGCACAAGGCCGCAGCTCAGCCAGAAGAGAAGAAACCGGAGGTAGCAGGATCCAGGCTGGAGCGCAGAGACCAGCTGAAAAAGGCCAACACCCTCCCGACATCTGTGACAG TGGAGATCTCGGATTCGCCTCCGGCAGCACCGCTGGTGAAAGAAGTCACCAAGAGGTTCTCTACCCCGGACGCTGCCCCCGCGTCAACGGAACCAGCCTGGCTGGCTTTGGCCAAAAGGAAAGCCAAGGCCTGGAGCGACTGCCCACAGATTATTAAGTAA
- the CRACD gene encoding capping protein-inhibiting regulator of actin dynamics isoform X2 produces MAMEEIKLTQNVHNEALGADVADKKKGGKFQPFKKLFGKRKKKDTSFSREASAGKKSHSPQSISNGTFSSDEETLEDSLRSFNYSMGTRAFSHDSIFIPDGGAESEQTVQAMSQDNILGKVKTLQRQLGKNIKFGQPPPSATPMKKADSGEASLEEDLFLTSPMEIVTQQDIVLSDTENKSSDTPGSLSPLNLPGARSEMEEKVAPVKPSRPKRHFSSAGTIESVNLDAIPLAIARLDNSAAKHKLSVKPKNQRVSKKHRRLGLARDRSNEQGGLLCQLPLDQNGHPGEDKPVLHEEEPEPLDSEEEKRRQEEYWRELEAKCKRQKAEAAERRRLEDQRLQALERRLWEENRRQELLEEEEEEEEREPLLDAGKRQCTEERQRLEEQGGQGQEQREQEEGRHQEAEAQKHPEEKAEPRQEELEVQSRQEAEKQWQEEEERELKELQRLEEQRQQEAEKQQLEEEERKRRLEEQRQQEAEKQRLEEEERKKRLEEQRQQEEEEKRMKELRRQEELEEQRWREEEEVKRREELRKRQEEMEAQRLREVGKELQEALSVEEESQLELDSRSPLQIDFAEKPEQEHLKPERQRENAKERGVFESQSQEAEAAGEQQGKQRDVLGQDGCACQEKEETANISPRQKQRVQVREMLGAVEKKEAATLEKDRKGEELRWQEVDERQTMPRPYTFQVSSGGKQILFPKVNLSPVTPVKDAVLVSPPHEPKAAKASPASHTLPSSLSIPHTAILVTGAQLCGPAVNLSQIKDTACKSLLGLSEEKKHMDVPTLENRAPTDPRAGSRKVRPPQESLSSVAALAEWASIRSRILKNSESDQCSKRDQSQPGDEHTPRGRCDSQGNLRKTPPVNAKFSIMPAWQKFSDGGTETSKQNTEAEGTRKRPVLGASNETAPPPLAVDSSEHQKVTENLGVHQEPADTTEGCKFAKDLPSFLVPSLPYPLQKAVAHTEPATMSDNEKPDAMMPGGEEKASPFGIKLRRTNYSLRFHCDQQTEQKKKKRHSSIGDGVEEVLPAPGSTKEEKETEGVAPKQGPSLPLERKQAPPTWKDSAESPSSHSPAAQPGPPPVSLQTPALEHKAANRMPLVQKPALAPKPADKTPPPSPLCKLSRPYLGELLARRPGKPDLGSSEPCKEIQESGDPWPPSPPSPEERKAQRRDKEEEMETERKPASPALSAAPQEKPSQTPEAGRKEKPVLQSRHSLDGSKLVEKAETTQPLWITLALQKQKGFREQQATREERKQAREAKQAEKLSKDNASVGPLPGSSSASRAGPLHKAAAQPEEKKPEVAGSRLERRDQLKKANTLPTSVTVEISDSPPAAPLVKEVTKRFSTPDAAPASTEPAWLALAKRKAKAWSDCPQIIK; encoded by the exons CGACAGTTGGGCAAGAACATCAAGTTTGGGCAGCCGCCACCCAGTGCCACTCCCATGAAGAAGGCAGACAGTGGAGAGGCTAGCTTAGAAGAGGATCTGTTCCTGACCAGTCCCATGGAAATTGTAACTCAGCAGGACATCGTCCTCTCAGACACCGAGAACAAA TCTAGTGACACACCAGGTTCTCTGAGTCCTCTGAATCTGCCTGGAGCCAGAAGTGAGATGGAAGAGAAG GTAGCTCCAGTTAAACCGTCTCGGCCAAAAAGGCACTTCTCTTCTGCTGGCACCATTGAAAGTGTCAACCTGGATGCCATCCCCCTGGCCATTGCTCGCCTAGACAACAGTGCCGCCAAGCACAAACTGTCTGTCAAGCCAAAAAACCAGAGGGTGTCAAAGAAGCACAGGCGACTTGGACTTGCCAGG GATCGATCAAATGAACAAGGTGGCCTTCTATGTCAGCTGCCCCTGGACCAGAATGGACACCCTGGAGAAGACAAGCCAGTGTTGCATGAAGAGGAGCCAGAGCCACTGGACTCCGAGGAAGAAAAAAGACGCCAGGAAGAATACTGGCGAGAACTGGAGGCCAAGTGCAAACGGCAGAAAGCTGAAGCAGCTGAGAGGAGACGCCTGGAAGACCAGAGGCTTCAGGCCCTGGAGAGGAGGCTTTGGGAAGAGAACAGAAGGCAGGAGCtcttggaggaggaagaggaggaagaggagagagaaccaCTGCTAGATGCAGGAAAGAGGCAATGCACggaggagaggcagaggctggaagagCAAGGTGGCCAAGgccaggagcagagggagcaagaggaaggaaggcaccAGGAGGCAGAAGCGCAGAAGCATCCAGAGGAAAAGGCTGAGCCCCGGCAGGAAGAGCTGGAGGTGCAGAGCAGGCAAGAGGCAGAGAAGCAatggcaggaagaagaggaaagagagttgAAGGAACTCCAAAGACTggaggagcagaggcagcaggaagctgagaagcagcagctggaggaagaggagaggaagaggaggctggaagagcagaggcagcaggaagctgagaagcagcggctggaggaagaggagaggaagaagaggctggaggagcagaggcagcaggaggaagaagagaaacggATGAAGGAGCTCAGAaggcaggaggagctggaggagcagagatggcgggaggaggaggaggtgaagagaagggaagagctgagaaaaaggcaggaggaaatggaggcacagaggctGCGGGAAGTGGGAAAGGAGCTTCAGGAAGCCCTGAGTGTGGAAGAGGAGAGTCAGCTGGAGCTGGACAGCAGGAGCCCACTTCAGATTGACTTTGCTGaaaaaccagaacaggaacacCTGAAACCTGAGAGGCAAAGAGAAAACGCCAAGGAACGAGGTGTTTTTGAGAGTCAGAGCCAGGAGGCTGAAGCAGCAGGAGAGCAGCAGGGAAAGCAGAGGGATGTTCTCGGGCAAGATGGTTGTGCCtgtcaggaaaaggaagaaacagctaACATATCCCCTCGCCAGAAACAACGGGTGCAAGTGAGAGAGATGCTGGGTGCAGTGGAGAAGAAAGAAGCTGCCACCctagaaaaagacagaaagggggaggaaCTCAGGTGGCAGGAAGTGGACGAGAGGCAGACCATGCCCAGACCCTATACTTTCCAGGTGTCATCAGGTGGGAAACAAATTCTCTTCCCCAAAGTCAACCTGAGCCCCGTGACCCCCGTGAAAGATGCAGTACTTGTCTCTCCTCCCCATGAGCCAAAGGCCGCCaaagccagccctgcctcccacactcTGCCCTCATCACTGAGCATCCCTCACACGGCCATTCTGGTCACGGGAGCACAGCTGTGCGGCCCAGCTGTCAACCTGAGCCAGATCAAGGACACGGCGTGTAAGTCTCTCCTGGGTTTGTCAGAAGAAAAGAAGCACATGGATGTCCCCACTCTGGAGAACCGAGCCCCCACTGACCCCCGGGCAGGCAGCAGGAAGGTCAGGCCCCCCCAGGAGTCTCTGAGCAGTGTAGCCGCACTGGCTGAATGGGCTTCCATTCGGTCCAGAATCCTGAAGAACTCAGAGAGTGACCAGTGCAGCAAGAGAGACCAGTCTCAGCCTGGTGATGAGCACACCCCCAGGGGCCGATGTGACTCTCAGGGGAACCTCCGGAAGACTCCACCAGTAAATGCAAAGTTCTCTATTATGCCCGCCTGGCAGAAATTCTCTGATGGGGGCACAGAGACCTCCAAACAGAACACGGAAGCTGAAGGCACTAGAAAAAGACCCGTGTTGGGAGCCAGCAACGAGACAGCACCCCCGCCCCTGGCTGTGGATAGCAGTGAGCACCAGAAGGTCACAGAGAATCTGGGGGTGCACCAGGAGCCAGCGGACACCACCGAGGGATGCAAATTTGCCAAAGACCTTCCATCTTTCCTTGTTCCAAGCCTTCCTTACCCTCTACAGAAAGCAGTGGCCCACACAGAGCCTGCGACCATGTCGGACAATGAGAAGCCAGATGCCATGATGCCAGGTGGGGAGGAAAAAGCCTCACCTTTTGGAATAAAGTTGAGAAGGACCAACTACTCCTTGCGCTTCCACTGTGACCAACAGACagaacagaagaagaagaaaaggcacaGCAGCATTGGGGACGGTGTCGAGGAGGTGCTGCCTGCACCAGGGAGCAccaaagaagagaaggagacagagggtgTGGCCCCCAAGCAAGGCCCATCCCTTCCCCTGGAGAGGAAGCAAGCCCCGCCCACCTGGAAGGACTCTGCTGAAAGCCCTTCTAGCCACTCCCCCGCAGCCCAGCCCGGGCCCCCACCAGTCAGCCTCCAGACCCCGGCACTGGAGCACAAGGCAGCAAACAGAATGCCACTGGTGCAGAAGCCAGCCCTGGCACCCAAGCCCGCCGATAAGACCCCACCGCCCTCCCCACTCTGCAAACTGAGCAGGCCCTATCTGGGGGAGCTGCTGGCTCGGCGGCCAGGAAAGCCGGACCTGGGGTCCAGTGAGCCATGCAAGGAGATCCAGGAGAGTGGTGACCCTTGGCCACCCTCACCACCATCCCCGGAGGAGAGGAAGGCCCAGAGGAGGGAtaaggaggaagagatggaaacAGAGAGGAAACCTGCTTCCCCAGCCCTGTCTGCTGCCCCACAAGAGAAGCCTTCCCAGACTCCCGAGGCCGGGAGGAAAG AAAAGCCAGTGCTTCAGAGCAGACACTCTTTAGATGGCTCCAAACTTGTGGAGAAAGCTGAAACCACGCAGCCACTGTGGATAACACTAGCGCTGCAAAAGCAGAAGGGCTTTCGGGAGCAGCAAGCTACTCGAGAGGAGAGGAAGCAAGCCAGGGAGGCCAAACAGGCAGAAAAGCTCTCCAAAGATAAT GCCAGCGTGGGTCCACTGCCAGGAAGCAGCAGTGCGAGCAGAGCCGGGCCCCTGCACAAGGCCGCAGCTCAGCCAGAAGAGAAGAAACCGGAGGTAGCAGGATCCAGGCTGGAGCGCAGAGACCAGCTGAAAAAGGCCAACACCCTCCCGACATCTGTGACAG TGGAGATCTCGGATTCGCCTCCGGCAGCACCGCTGGTGAAAGAAGTCACCAAGAGGTTCTCTACCCCGGACGCTGCCCCCGCGTCAACGGAACCAGCCTGGCTGGCTTTGGCCAAAAGGAAAGCCAAGGCCTGGAGCGACTGCCCACAGATTATTAAGTAA